The Fructilactobacillus ixorae genome has a window encoding:
- the fabF gene encoding beta-ketoacyl-ACP synthase II, with product MSNRVVVTGMGVVSPVGNTATEFVDNILASKNGIGPITKFDASETGISLAAEVKDFDPGNRLSKRDYKRLDPYAQYALYTAKEAMDQAGLVVNESYQPEELGVIYGTGIGGIQTIEEQLQKAYQKGPRRVSPLFVPKAISNMAAGNVSMYFDAQNTSETVVTACASGTNAVGDAFEHIKNGKAQIMIAGGTEAAVSMMGIAGFAALTALSTVADPDKASLPFDVNRSGFVLGEGAASLVLEDYEHAKQRGAHILAEVVGYGTTSDAYHLTAPDPDGKGAIMAMKQALNEGGITPEELDYVNAHGTATHANDVAEGSDIEKLFKDNDHVKTSSIKGMVGHSLGAAGGLEAAILVGALQRGQMPVNVGLYEQDPEIHIDLVNDDNKQAPIKTAISNSFGFGGHNAVIAMRKWEED from the coding sequence GTGAGTAATCGAGTAGTTGTAACAGGAATGGGGGTTGTTTCTCCCGTTGGAAATACCGCCACGGAATTTGTGGATAACATTTTAGCGTCTAAAAATGGAATTGGACCGATCACGAAGTTTGATGCGAGTGAAACGGGAATTTCACTGGCCGCTGAAGTTAAGGATTTTGATCCTGGCAACCGGTTGAGTAAAAGAGACTATAAGCGGTTAGATCCATACGCGCAGTATGCCCTTTATACTGCAAAGGAAGCCATGGATCAAGCTGGATTAGTAGTAAACGAAAGCTACCAACCAGAAGAGCTCGGCGTGATTTACGGAACTGGAATCGGTGGGATTCAAACCATTGAAGAACAACTCCAAAAGGCTTATCAGAAGGGGCCTCGGCGGGTATCGCCATTATTTGTTCCGAAGGCCATTTCTAACATGGCAGCTGGAAACGTTTCGATGTACTTTGATGCGCAAAACACCTCAGAAACGGTTGTCACCGCGTGTGCTTCGGGAACGAATGCCGTGGGAGATGCATTTGAACACATTAAAAACGGGAAAGCCCAAATCATGATTGCAGGGGGCACGGAAGCAGCTGTTAGTATGATGGGAATTGCTGGTTTCGCAGCCCTCACGGCGTTATCAACAGTTGCTGATCCGGATAAAGCCTCGTTGCCGTTTGATGTTAACCGGAGCGGGTTTGTGCTCGGCGAAGGAGCAGCTTCTCTAGTTTTAGAAGACTACGAACATGCCAAACAACGCGGTGCCCACATTCTGGCTGAAGTAGTAGGATATGGGACTACCAGTGATGCATACCATTTGACTGCCCCTGATCCGGATGGTAAGGGGGCCATCATGGCCATGAAGCAGGCGCTTAACGAAGGTGGGATTACGCCAGAAGAACTGGATTATGTTAATGCTCACGGAACGGCCACGCATGCCAATGATGTGGCCGAAGGTTCTGACATTGAAAAGTTATTTAAGGACAACGATCACGTTAAAACGAGTTCGATCAAGGGAATGGTCGGGCACTCGTTGGGAGCCGCTGGAGGTCTAGAAGCAGCCATCTTAGTGGGTGCCTTGCAACGCGGTCAAATGCCCGTGAACGTGGGACTGTACGAACAAGATCCAGAAATCCACATTGATCTAGTCAACGACGATAACAAACAAGCGCCCATTAAAACGGCCATTAGTAATTCGTTTGGTTTTGGGGGGCACAACGCTGTAATTGCAATGAGAAAGTGGGAAGAAGATTAA
- a CDS encoding acetyl-CoA carboxylase biotin carboxyl carrier protein has protein sequence MNEADIERLLAKFDQSSLQELKIDGDGLNVYFSKQATPQQQAAPTTKTPAAPEQASNSQAANAPYRLKAPMVGIIYVAPSPDKPAYKAIGDHVKKGETICAIEAMKLINEVKSPVTGTLKKCLFTDGEMVEYDQPLFEIEED, from the coding sequence ATGAATGAAGCTGATATTGAACGGTTATTAGCCAAATTTGATCAATCAAGCCTTCAAGAACTGAAAATTGATGGGGACGGGCTGAACGTCTACTTTAGTAAACAAGCAACTCCGCAGCAGCAAGCGGCACCCACGACGAAAACACCGGCTGCACCGGAACAGGCGTCTAATTCGCAGGCAGCCAATGCTCCCTACCGATTGAAAGCCCCAATGGTGGGCATCATTTATGTTGCTCCAAGTCCAGATAAACCGGCGTATAAAGCAATTGGTGATCACGTTAAAAAGGGCGAAACAATCTGTGCCATTGAAGCCATGAAGTTGATTAATGAAGTGAAAAGTCCTGTAACCGGAACGCTTAAGAAGTGCTTATTCACGGATGGTGAAATGGTGGAATATGACCAACCGCTGTTTGAGATCGAGGAGGATTAA
- a CDS encoding 3-hydroxyacyl-ACP dehydratase FabZ family protein, producing the protein MELNVNDFIPQRYPFEMIDKIVAVTPGEKAEAQKNLTTNEWYFANGNQFTLPHPIIIESLAQTGVVAILAMPEHRGHNVFFGGIKQAEFYSEMRPGDVLQLKVSLTKLKRNVGVGHGVVLRDGTVIVAADLMFAIEA; encoded by the coding sequence ATGGAATTGAATGTAAATGATTTTATCCCCCAACGCTATCCCTTTGAAATGATTGATAAAATCGTGGCGGTGACGCCCGGGGAAAAGGCGGAAGCCCAAAAGAATCTCACGACCAACGAGTGGTACTTCGCAAACGGGAATCAGTTCACCCTTCCGCATCCAATCATCATTGAATCACTAGCTCAAACTGGCGTCGTGGCCATTTTGGCGATGCCTGAGCATCGTGGCCACAACGTCTTTTTTGGGGGCATTAAACAAGCCGAATTTTACTCCGAAATGCGGCCGGGCGACGTGTTACAACTTAAGGTATCTCTGACAAAGTTAAAACGGAACGTAGGAGTTGGCCATGGAGTAGTTCTGCGTGATGGAACAGTGATTGTGGCGGCCGATTTGATGTTTGCTATTGAAGCATAG
- a CDS encoding acetyl-CoA carboxylase biotin carboxylase subunit, translated as MIKKVLIANRGEIAVQTIRALHELDLQAVAVYSTADRDSLFVELADQAVCIGSGLPQDSYLNMGAVLDAAVLTGADAIFPGYGFLAENSEFAELCQDYGIKFIGPSAHVIELMGNKANAKATMQHLGVPTIPGSDGFVASLDQAQQVAARIGYPVMLKAAAGGGGKGIRQVNNQAELATSFTETKRESQLSYGDDRLYLEKDLSDAKHIEMQAIADQHGHVVYFPERDCSLQRNHQKIIEESPCLQLSDQERATMGAVVTRAMKGINYENTGTFEFLMDRDHQFYFMEMNTRLQVEHTITEEVAGVELIKAMIQVADGENLPFQQADCGVHGYALECRINAEAPARNFQPCAGKITALHFPVGTYGVRIDAGVEAGSVISPFYDSMIAKIIVHMPTKTQAVRKLIRVLQEFRIDGVETNRQFLLDLLHDQHFQTGDFNNLYIENVFLKDWMKQHGAK; from the coding sequence ATGATAAAAAAGGTTTTAATTGCCAACCGGGGTGAGATCGCCGTCCAGACGATTCGAGCCCTCCATGAGCTTGATTTACAGGCCGTGGCGGTCTATTCCACCGCGGACCGGGACAGCTTATTTGTCGAACTCGCGGACCAAGCGGTTTGCATCGGGAGTGGTCTACCCCAGGATTCTTATTTGAACATGGGCGCCGTCCTCGATGCCGCCGTCCTAACCGGGGCAGATGCCATCTTTCCTGGGTATGGTTTTTTGGCTGAAAATAGTGAGTTTGCCGAGTTGTGCCAGGATTATGGTATCAAGTTCATCGGACCAAGTGCCCACGTGATTGAGTTGATGGGGAACAAGGCGAATGCTAAGGCCACCATGCAACACCTCGGCGTACCGACGATTCCAGGCTCTGATGGCTTCGTGGCTTCCCTGGACCAGGCCCAACAAGTGGCAGCCCGCATTGGGTACCCGGTGATGCTAAAAGCCGCGGCTGGTGGTGGTGGCAAGGGGATTCGCCAGGTTAATAACCAAGCCGAACTGGCGACCTCCTTTACCGAAACCAAGCGGGAAAGTCAGCTTTCGTATGGCGATGATCGCTTATACTTAGAAAAAGATTTATCCGATGCCAAACACATCGAAATGCAGGCGATTGCCGATCAACATGGGCACGTGGTTTATTTCCCCGAACGGGATTGTTCCTTGCAACGCAACCACCAAAAAATCATTGAAGAATCGCCCTGTTTGCAACTAAGCGACCAGGAACGGGCAACAATGGGGGCTGTGGTCACGAGGGCTATGAAGGGGATTAATTACGAAAACACGGGGACCTTTGAGTTCCTGATGGATCGTGACCACCAGTTTTACTTCATGGAAATGAATACCCGCCTGCAGGTCGAACATACCATTACCGAAGAAGTGGCCGGCGTGGAACTGATTAAAGCGATGATTCAGGTCGCTGACGGAGAGAATTTGCCGTTTCAACAGGCTGACTGTGGGGTACATGGCTATGCCCTCGAGTGCCGCATTAATGCCGAGGCCCCAGCCCGTAATTTTCAACCCTGTGCTGGAAAGATTACGGCGCTCCACTTCCCCGTGGGGACGTACGGAGTGCGCATTGACGCGGGGGTCGAAGCTGGGAGTGTGATTTCTCCGTTTTACGATTCGATGATTGCTAAAATCATCGTGCACATGCCAACGAAGACCCAAGCGGTACGCAAGCTCATTCGTGTGCTACAAGAATTTCGCATTGACGGAGTTGAAACGAACCGTCAGTTTTTACTTGATTTGCTGCACGATCAGCACTTTCAAACGGGGGATTTTAACAACCTCTACATTGAAAATGTCTTTTTGAAAGATTGGATGAAACAACATGGAGCAAAATAA
- a CDS encoding acetyl-CoA carboxylase carboxyltransferase subunit beta: protein MEQNNAKQPSPAELQKRMEQIPDVWTKCPICGEMIYKKHLDQFKECPNCHYGFRLGAQARIALLCDDFQPVNDQLQAPSKFQDPKYQQKLQQARATTKLNEAVLTGTGTIAGQRAAIGVMDWRFIMGSLGTTTGELLARLFELATKDNLPVVIFTASGGARMQEGIESLMQMAKVSEAVAEHSRAGLVYISYLCDPTTGGVTASFAMEGDLLLAEPHALIGFAGRRVIEHTIQQIPPRDFQRAETLLKHGFLDAIVPRREMVTTLGQILAIHEGGDWRG from the coding sequence ATGGAGCAAAATAACGCAAAGCAGCCAAGTCCCGCGGAGTTACAAAAACGCATGGAACAAATTCCAGACGTGTGGACGAAGTGTCCCATTTGTGGGGAAATGATTTATAAGAAACACTTGGATCAATTCAAGGAGTGTCCTAACTGTCATTACGGGTTCCGGTTAGGGGCGCAAGCGCGAATTGCGTTACTGTGTGATGATTTTCAACCGGTTAACGACCAGTTACAGGCGCCCAGTAAATTTCAAGATCCAAAATACCAACAAAAATTACAGCAAGCCCGCGCCACAACGAAACTAAATGAAGCGGTCTTAACTGGAACGGGCACGATTGCGGGGCAGCGCGCGGCAATCGGAGTGATGGACTGGCGGTTCATCATGGGGAGCCTCGGCACCACGACTGGGGAGTTACTCGCCCGGCTCTTTGAATTAGCAACGAAGGATAACCTCCCGGTGGTGATTTTTACCGCCTCGGGGGGCGCCCGCATGCAGGAGGGAATTGAATCCTTGATGCAGATGGCGAAGGTCTCAGAAGCGGTCGCTGAACACAGTCGGGCCGGCTTGGTCTACATTAGTTACCTCTGTGATCCGACAACTGGGGGCGTGACCGCTAGTTTTGCGATGGAAGGGGATTTGCTCCTGGCAGAACCGCATGCCTTAATTGGGTTTGCGGGTCGGCGAGTTATTGAACATACAATTCAACAAATCCCTCCCCGAGACTTTCAACGAGCAGAAACATTGTTAAAGCACGGCTTCTTAGATGCCATCGTGCCCCGGCGGGAAATGGTAACAACGCTCGGACAAATTTTAGCGATTCACGAAGGTGGTGATTGGCGTGGCTAA
- the accA gene encoding acetyl-CoA carboxylase carboxyltransferase subunit alpha has product MAKTTAFDRVLQARSQDKISIRDLVAGLTDNFLELHGDRAYGDDPAVYGGIGQLQGRPVTIVGIRKGDDQKSAADVHFGSAEPDGYLKALRLMKQAEKFHRPIITLVNTPGAYPDVEAEYHGQGYLISQLILQGMQLRVPYVSIIVGEGGSGGALALAVGDTVWAFEESIYSVLSPEGYATILWKDSSRVQEAAEVMKLTPEDLLQQGIIDQIIPEVRTDSQIEQLKTKLFGKIEEISAMSTTEMLQKRFARYRNF; this is encoded by the coding sequence GTGGCTAAGACAACAGCCTTTGACCGGGTGTTACAGGCTCGGTCACAGGATAAAATTAGTATCCGGGATCTCGTCGCTGGACTCACGGATAATTTTTTGGAGTTACACGGTGATCGCGCCTATGGTGATGATCCGGCCGTCTACGGCGGGATTGGCCAACTGCAGGGTCGTCCGGTTACCATCGTGGGGATTCGGAAGGGTGATGACCAAAAGAGTGCCGCTGACGTCCACTTTGGTTCTGCGGAACCAGACGGCTATCTCAAGGCGCTCCGTCTGATGAAGCAGGCGGAAAAATTTCACCGCCCGATCATCACGTTGGTGAACACCCCCGGAGCCTATCCCGATGTGGAAGCTGAATACCACGGGCAGGGCTACCTGATTTCGCAACTAATCCTGCAGGGGATGCAGCTGCGGGTGCCCTACGTTTCAATCATTGTCGGCGAAGGGGGTAGTGGGGGCGCCCTTGCCCTCGCGGTAGGAGATACCGTGTGGGCGTTTGAAGAAAGTATTTATTCGGTCTTATCGCCGGAAGGTTACGCCACGATTCTTTGGAAAGATTCGAGCCGGGTGCAGGAAGCTGCCGAGGTTATGAAGCTCACCCCAGAGGATTTATTGCAACAGGGGATTATCGATCAGATTATTCCAGAAGTTCGGACTGATTCGCAAATCGAGCAGTTAAAAACCAAATTATTTGGTAAAATAGAAGAGATAAGTGCAATGTCGACAACCGAAATGCTCCAAAAGCGGTTCGCTCGGTATCGTAACTTTTAA
- the fabI gene encoding enoyl-ACP reductase FabI: MAANLLEGKKIVIMGVANKKSIAWGCAQAVAALGGQVILTYQNERMKQSLSRFVAPETPMFECDVAEDQNVEQTFSAIHDQFGNIDGVIHAIAYADKETLQNGVINTKEAGFNLAQDVSAYSLISVTRYASKIMNNPGSIVTMTYMGSTYAIRNYNMMGIAKASLESSMRYLAVELGDQGIRVNAVSAGAVRTLAVTGVKGHGELLKESEALTTDGKSVSKAEIGNTVAFLVSDLATGITGDVIYVDKGVHLFNT, from the coding sequence ATGGCTGCTAACTTATTAGAAGGTAAAAAGATTGTCATCATGGGAGTGGCAAACAAAAAAAGCATTGCGTGGGGTTGTGCCCAAGCGGTTGCTGCGCTCGGTGGTCAAGTAATCTTGACCTATCAAAACGAACGGATGAAACAGAGCTTATCCCGCTTTGTGGCTCCAGAGACGCCGATGTTTGAGTGTGATGTTGCAGAAGATCAGAACGTTGAACAAACTTTTTCTGCCATTCACGATCAGTTTGGCAACATTGACGGGGTAATCCACGCGATTGCTTACGCCGACAAAGAAACGCTTCAAAACGGTGTGATTAACACCAAAGAAGCTGGTTTTAATCTTGCCCAGGATGTGAGTGCTTACTCCTTAATCTCGGTAACCCGTTACGCCTCAAAGATTATGAACAATCCGGGGAGTATCGTGACGATGACTTACATGGGTTCCACTTACGCGATTCGGAACTACAACATGATGGGAATTGCGAAGGCTTCCTTGGAATCATCCATGCGGTACCTAGCCGTTGAACTGGGTGACCAAGGGATTCGGGTCAACGCTGTTTCGGCTGGGGCCGTTCGGACCTTAGCCGTAACGGGAGTGAAAGGACACGGGGAACTGCTGAAAGAATCAGAGGCTCTTACCACGGACGGCAAGAGTGTGTCGAAGGCCGAAATCGGGAATACGGTGGCCTTCTTGGTTAGTGACCTAGCAACTGGAATCACCGGTGACGTGATTTACGTTGATAAGGGAGTGCACCTGTTTAACACTTAG
- a CDS encoding biotin--[acetyl-CoA-carboxylase] ligase, producing the protein MTLNKQLLAATTGLPVSHLHLFTQVDSTMTVAEQTKMTGFHLIVAERMTAGRGQRGHSFTAPQTGMYVTIVTPVLPPFLTQPGLLTMGVAVATHQAIARVLHVTTQLKWVNDLYYHDHKVGGILVEVKNNSHNQPENYLIGIGLNLAPHRSLATVQATALTTDLHARDQLIAEVYRRVVAFLCQPKVQTVQTLYNQHLLWRNQVVQVTVNHHLYQGLIQGLDQQLRLELVDQDGDLHQLTAEAASHLRPVR; encoded by the coding sequence ATGACACTAAATAAGCAACTGTTAGCAGCGACAACCGGGTTGCCGGTCAGTCATCTGCATCTGTTTACCCAAGTTGATTCGACGATGACCGTGGCGGAACAAACTAAAATGACGGGGTTTCATTTAATCGTGGCGGAGCGGATGACGGCGGGTCGCGGGCAACGGGGACATTCGTTTACAGCCCCTCAGACGGGGATGTACGTCACCATTGTCACGCCCGTGTTACCCCCGTTTTTAACGCAACCGGGATTACTAACCATGGGAGTGGCAGTGGCTACCCACCAGGCCATTGCCCGGGTCTTACACGTGACCACCCAGTTAAAGTGGGTTAATGATTTGTACTATCATGACCACAAGGTGGGGGGGATTCTAGTCGAGGTGAAAAATAATTCCCACAATCAGCCCGAAAATTATCTGATTGGGATTGGCTTGAATTTGGCGCCCCACCGGTCGTTAGCGACGGTTCAAGCTACAGCGCTAACAACTGATCTGCACGCCCGTGATCAGTTAATTGCGGAAGTCTACCGCCGGGTTGTGGCGTTTCTGTGTCAGCCCAAGGTTCAGACGGTGCAAACCCTATATAACCAACACTTGTTGTGGCGGAATCAAGTGGTTCAGGTGACCGTAAATCACCACCTGTATCAGGGCTTAATTCAGGGTCTCGACCAGCAACTAAGGTTAGAACTGGTTGATCAAGATGGGGACTTGCACCAGCTCACGGCTGAGGCCGCGAGCCACTTACGTCCAGTTCGGTAA
- a CDS encoding TetR/AcrR family transcriptional regulator: MHPKREKKREQTRQQIISGLLELMLEKPYAEITVKELCKQAKVSRMTFYRNFHTKEEVIEGQFAMVYATFIQRLVAQKRFAFYDVATTFFTLIKENQLMMEALVQNNLTNLLLDALTNYVKTLIEQQILITREQSSHFLVAMISGGLTEVIVVWTKNGMQEPVEELVLFASKYMHLKTN, encoded by the coding sequence TTGCATCCAAAACGAGAAAAAAAGCGGGAACAAACCCGGCAGCAAATTATTTCGGGACTGTTAGAGTTAATGCTCGAAAAACCCTACGCGGAAATCACCGTGAAGGAACTCTGCAAGCAGGCCAAGGTCTCTCGGATGACCTTTTACCGGAATTTTCATACGAAGGAAGAGGTGATTGAGGGGCAATTTGCGATGGTCTACGCAACTTTCATCCAACGCCTGGTGGCCCAAAAACGGTTTGCCTTTTACGACGTAGCGACGACCTTCTTTACCCTCATTAAGGAAAACCAACTGATGATGGAGGCCCTGGTGCAAAACAACCTGACGAACCTCCTCTTAGACGCTCTGACTAACTACGTAAAAACGTTGATTGAACAGCAAATTTTGATTACTCGGGAACAGTCCTCTCATTTTTTAGTGGCCATGATTTCTGGAGGATTAACCGAAGTGATCGTGGTGTGGACGAAGAATGGGATGCAGGAACCGGTGGAAGAGCTGGTTCTGTTTGCATCGAAGTACATGCATTTAAAGACTAATTAA
- a CDS encoding cold-shock protein, with protein sequence MKQGTVKWFNADKGYGFITTDDGDVFVHFSAINKDGFKTLDEGEKVTLDVEDGDRGPQAANVTPVEG encoded by the coding sequence ATGAAGCAAGGTACTGTTAAATGGTTTAACGCTGACAAGGGTTACGGTTTTATTACAACTGACGATGGTGACGTATTCGTTCACTTCTCAGCTATCAACAAGGACGGTTTCAAAACCCTTGACGAAGGCGAAAAAGTTACTTTAGACGTTGAAGATGGCGACCGTGGCCCACAAGCTGCTAACGTTACTCCCGTTGAAGGTTAA
- a CDS encoding NAD(P)H-dependent oxidoreductase, translated as MKTLVIVAHPEYADSSTQAFLKRGQAGLENVTWKRLDSSQWPLTVAAEQQALIAADRVIFQFPLYWYSAPALLKQWEDDVLTRAFTFAGERGCLAAKQLGIVTSLGSAEQEFQAGGTEDFSLSEILTPYRAIAHRAGMQFLKPLVIDQFGYQSEAEQAELLIKYQQYLTAPQPLSFEQRVAWLIQQLKRWQTTQPAERQQRLALVINQLSANQEHLDDLKDQIKLIRQAEEG; from the coding sequence GTGAAAACCTTAGTAATTGTGGCTCATCCCGAATACGCAGATTCGAGCACCCAAGCTTTTTTAAAGCGGGGGCAGGCAGGGTTAGAAAACGTAACGTGGAAACGGTTAGACTCCAGTCAGTGGCCGTTAACAGTTGCTGCGGAACAACAGGCACTGATTGCAGCGGACCGGGTGATTTTCCAATTTCCTCTATACTGGTATAGCGCACCGGCGCTACTGAAACAGTGGGAAGACGACGTGTTAACCCGGGCCTTCACCTTTGCTGGTGAACGGGGTTGTTTAGCCGCCAAACAGCTTGGAATCGTTACCTCGTTGGGCTCGGCTGAACAGGAGTTTCAGGCAGGTGGGACCGAGGACTTTAGCCTGTCGGAAATTCTGACACCCTATCGGGCCATCGCACACCGCGCTGGGATGCAGTTTTTAAAGCCATTGGTGATTGACCAGTTTGGCTACCAGTCAGAGGCGGAACAGGCCGAATTATTGATCAAGTACCAGCAGTATCTAACTGCTCCGCAACCATTGTCCTTTGAGCAACGCGTGGCCTGGTTAATTCAGCAGCTCAAACGGTGGCAGACGACACAACCAGCAGAACGACAGCAACGCTTAGCGTTGGTGATTAACCAACTAAGCGCAAATCAGGAGCATTTAGATGACCTTAAGGATCAGATTAAATTGATTCGTCAAGCAGAGGAGGGCTAG
- the thiD gene encoding bifunctional hydroxymethylpyrimidine kinase/phosphomethylpyrimidine kinase has translation MLNDYPQVVTIAGSDSDGSAGMQADLLTFFAKHVYGATIITACVAGNSFGIHAGVNMSADFISQEFHDLATDFHIRAAKTGMLADATIINTVADNYEKYDFGPLVVDPVIITKHGDQLLEQVAFETLVKRLLPLAEVLTPNFFEAVKLTGIDPKTPDFQAQAAHQLQQLGARNVMVKGRHDQADQTTVTDYVLLENGTSFELTEPYYKTTHKNGTGDTLSAAITAELGLGHSVETAIRNAKAYVDACIKNGINVGHQFGPINHWATS, from the coding sequence ATGCTCAACGATTATCCCCAGGTCGTCACCATCGCCGGTAGCGATAGTGATGGTAGTGCCGGCATGCAAGCCGACCTGTTAACCTTTTTTGCCAAGCACGTGTACGGGGCAACCATCATCACGGCCTGTGTTGCAGGGAACTCCTTTGGGATTCACGCTGGAGTTAACATGAGCGCTGACTTCATTAGTCAGGAGTTCCACGACCTCGCGACTGATTTCCACATTCGGGCCGCTAAAACCGGAATGTTAGCGGACGCTACCATTATTAACACGGTGGCCGATAACTACGAAAAGTACGACTTTGGTCCCCTCGTGGTGGATCCGGTCATCATCACCAAGCACGGGGACCAGTTGTTAGAACAGGTTGCCTTTGAAACGTTAGTCAAGCGCCTCTTACCGCTGGCTGAAGTCCTCACGCCCAATTTCTTTGAGGCCGTGAAACTAACTGGGATCGATCCAAAGACCCCGGACTTTCAAGCCCAAGCAGCCCATCAGCTCCAACAACTGGGCGCTCGCAACGTAATGGTGAAGGGCCGCCATGATCAAGCTGACCAGACGACCGTTACCGACTACGTCCTCCTTGAAAACGGAACTAGTTTTGAACTCACAGAACCATACTACAAAACCACCCATAAAAACGGGACGGGGGACACCCTGTCGGCCGCCATCACGGCTGAACTTGGACTCGGTCACTCCGTTGAAACTGCCATTCGAAACGCGAAGGCCTACGTGGATGCCTGCATTAAGAACGGAATTAACGTGGGCCATCAGTTTGGACCCATTAATCACTGGGCGACTTCTTAA
- a CDS encoding ribonuclease H family protein gives MTKAKKYYAVKRGRQPGIYSTWAAAKAQVEGFSGAQYRGFADQAAAHQYLNDAEAPHPTTPTATTSSARPTIVVFTDGGSRNHGNVAGGHVQASDPAAWAYLIDYAGRQHAASAGEWGVTNNKMEITALVKALQWLRAHDFQREQVGVVSDSRYVLNAIQKGWLAGWQRRGWRRAAGELKNKELWQQLAALLTEFPHLQLAWTKGHATNQGNVYVDERLNQTMDQMERERAHDD, from the coding sequence ATGACTAAAGCAAAAAAATATTACGCTGTAAAACGAGGGCGCCAACCAGGGATTTATTCCACTTGGGCGGCTGCGAAGGCCCAAGTAGAGGGATTTTCGGGAGCTCAGTATCGGGGGTTTGCGGACCAGGCAGCGGCTCACCAGTATCTAAATGACGCTGAGGCGCCCCATCCTACGACACCAACAGCAACAACCAGTTCCGCTCGGCCGACCATCGTGGTCTTTACGGACGGCGGTTCGCGCAATCACGGCAACGTCGCCGGCGGGCACGTGCAGGCCAGTGATCCAGCCGCCTGGGCCTATCTAATCGACTATGCGGGCCGGCAACACGCCGCCTCCGCTGGTGAGTGGGGGGTGACTAACAACAAGATGGAAATCACCGCCCTGGTAAAAGCGTTACAATGGTTGCGAGCGCATGATTTTCAACGCGAACAGGTGGGCGTTGTTTCGGACTCCCGGTACGTGTTGAATGCGATTCAAAAGGGCTGGTTAGCGGGCTGGCAACGGCGTGGTTGGAGGCGAGCAGCCGGGGAACTGAAAAACAAGGAGTTGTGGCAACAGCTTGCCGCTTTACTCACTGAGTTCCCGCACCTGCAATTGGCGTGGACCAAGGGCCATGCGACGAACCAGGGAAACGTGTACGTTGACGAGCGCTTGAACCAAACGATGGACCAAATGGAAAGGGAGCGGGCACATGACGACTGA
- a CDS encoding sugar O-acetyltransferase produces MTTERAKMTAGEAFNQFDPELIKRRLLVRQQLQTINNTPDNEKRNALVKELLAATGPEFFVETDLQFDYGFNIYIGNNFFGNYHLTLLDSCPIRIGQNCYIGPNCGLYTNIHPLNARDRIHDVELGAPITIGDNAWLGGGVTILPGVTLGQNVVVGAGAVVTKSFGDDVVLAGNPARVLKTIDNHDLTER; encoded by the coding sequence ATGACGACTGAACGAGCTAAGATGACGGCGGGAGAAGCCTTCAATCAGTTTGACCCGGAACTAATCAAACGGCGGCTTCTGGTCCGCCAGCAGTTACAAACCATTAATAATACTCCAGATAATGAAAAGCGAAATGCGCTGGTAAAGGAGTTACTGGCCGCGACGGGACCGGAATTTTTTGTAGAAACTGACCTTCAGTTTGACTACGGGTTCAATATCTACATTGGAAATAACTTTTTTGGCAACTATCACCTGACCCTCCTAGATTCGTGTCCCATTCGGATAGGGCAAAACTGTTACATCGGGCCGAACTGCGGCTTGTACACGAACATCCATCCTTTAAACGCCCGTGACCGGATTCACGACGTGGAGCTCGGGGCGCCGATTACGATCGGGGATAACGCCTGGCTAGGGGGCGGCGTCACGATTCTTCCTGGGGTCACGCTCGGCCAAAACGTCGTGGTGGGGGCCGGCGCGGTGGTCACTAAATCGTTTGGTGATGACGTAGTCCTCGCGGGTAATCCGGCGCGGGTGCTCAAAACAATTGATAATCATGATTTAACTGAACGTTAA